The window GCTCAAACAGCGTGTTTAGTGTTTTGAAGGCTTCTGTGGCAAGGGAGGACAAGGAAATTAAAGTCCTTTATGGTTTTTCGTTGTGGCCTGTCTTTTATTGATTTGGTGGAGCCAAGGAGGATCGAACTCCTGACCTCTACAATGCCATCGTAGCGCTCTCCCAGCTGAGCTATGGCCCCACTTTTATCATCAGACTTATAAATAGCGGCCTTTTCACCATTTTTCAAGGGAATATATCGCTCTCTTTACCCATAAACTTGTTCTAACACATCCAAATACCCCTTAAAAAGGTAGGTTCGGTTGCGTTTTTGGTCCGAGCCTGGCGCAAGAATTTCCAATTCCTGAAACCGCTCCATAAGTGTATTCACACTGTTATAGCTTTTTCCGAGATGGTTGGCAGCATCCGTAATTCTGATGACAGGAAATTGAAATAATAAAGAAAGTAAATTTAAGGCATCATCCCGGGTTTTGACAAACAAGGAACTCTGCTGAATTGTTTTTGTCATACATTTTTCAAGAAGCTCAATATCTTTTGCGCGAGCCCATGCATCTTCTGCGCTTTCAATCAGAGATTGAAGATAAAAGCGAATCCAACCCTCAAAGTCCCCCTTGGATCGAACATTGTCTAAAGCGACATAATATGCCATTTGGTGCTTTTTAAACGCATAGGAGGGATAAATAATCGCTTCGTTCAAAAGACCATCTTTGAGGAGCATCAGAACAATCAACAATCGACCAATACGCCCATTGCCATCCAAAAAGGGGTGAATGGTCTCAAATTGGACGTGGGCAAATCCGGCTTTGAGAAGCGGCAATGTTGTCGTATCCGTATTCATATACGTTTCAAGATCTTTGATAAGTTGAGGAATATGGGGTGCTGTTGGGGGAATATGGTCCCCTACGCGCACACTTTGTTGGCGGTAAGATCCTGGCGACGCTTTATCCCCATCCCCCCCTTGCATGAGCGTTTGGTGCGCCGCCAAAATCACCCGCGAGACAAGAGGCATATTTTGCTTTTGGATGAGATCGAGTGCCACTTCAAGTGACTTTGTATAATTAAGAACCAGTTGCGTTTCTTTATTAGGACGAAAATCCGAACTGGGTTCTGAAAGAACATCTACCAGCGTTGTTTGAATCCCCTCAATCTCAGAAGAAAGAAGAGCTTCTTTTGTAATATAAGCTTTAATGAACCGTTGAATGTTTGGAATCCGTCGGGCCATTTCATTGAGATGGCCCAGTTTATGCATGGCTTTACCGTACAATTCTATGAGGTCATAATCCATTTGAAACGATGGATTACTGGGGGGTAAGGGATAAGGGATAAAGTGATTAAGACTTCCTAAAGTTTCGTAATCTCCTGTTTTACGTTCTATCACAATTCAATTCCTTATTTCTAGTTGAGGCCTTAACTTGAAATAAGGCTATCAGATTTGGCTCTTTATTTCAACTTAAGAGCTTAAACTGAAATAAGAATCCCGAATTTAGATCCTTATTTCCGGTTGGGGACCATTTCAATTCTCCTTCAAAAACGATATAATAAGAACATAAAAGAGTCATTTAATGAGTTTTCTTATTGAAAATAATTCCCCATCCTTCGCCAAATTTTGAGCCCCGACCCAATGGAATGGTGCCCGATCTCATCGTGATTCACTATACGGATTTGCAAGAAGCGCAAGAGGCTCTGACCCGATTATGCGATCCTGAGGCAAAAGTGAGTGCGCATTTCCTCATCACCAAAGAGGGCACGCTCTATCAATTGGTCGACCCAAAACTTCGGGCGTGGCATGCAGGCTTGAGTTCATGGGAAGGGGACAGTGATGTTAACAGCCGGTCCATCGGAATTGAGTTGGATAATCGCGGGCACACGTTTGGGCCTGAACCTTTTCCCCCCTCCCAAATGAATACCTTGCTCGAAGTGTTGGAAGAATTGTGCGAAGTCTACCGCATTCCCCGCCATCGCGTTGTGGGCCATTCGGATGTAGCCCCTTTGCGAAAACAGGATCCCGGCGCGTTGTTCCCCTGGGCTGATCTTGCCACCCACGGTTTTGGCCTGTGGCCGACTTCAGATTCGAATCGGTTGACACAAATGACCGTCGTAGAAATTCAAAAAGCCTTGACTCAAATTGGGTATGCCTGCCCCATGACGGGTGTTTTGGATGACGAGACAAAGCTGGTATGCCTTGCTTTTCAACGCCATTTCACGCCGTCTGAGCTGACCGGCATTCCTTCGGAATTAATGATACTTGCCCTGCACGGGTTGATGAAGAACACTTAATCATCCGCTTATCTAGGTAATCGTATTAAAAAAGACAGAATTAAGTTGTATATTTAAATAAGTAATGATATTTATTAAATCAAAAATTCCCAATTCTTATATAACTTTCGAACGGACATGCGATGATCAAATACATTATTTCTACGATTTCATTGGTCATTGTCATGAGCATTTCCAGCGGCGCTGCAGAAAAAGCAACCGGCGAGTCTCAGAAAGCTAAAACAGAATATCAAAAACTGTTCGAAGCTAAGGACGATGCCAAATTGGTCAGAGTGATAACTGATGAGATAAAGTGGTATAATACACAACCAGGTGGCTTAAAAAGATTTCTCACAGAGTTTGCGACTTTTCCTGAGGACAGACGAAAAGTTCATCACTACTATTGCCAACTTCAAGATAAAGCAACGGCCATATTTAAGGCCTCCTTTCCAACTCCTACAACTATACCAACGCAAGAGCTTCTTCTATCCTACTTAAGTCTATGCATGAAAATGACACCAGACGGTCGCGACCGTGGCATCGCTTATATGATGATCGATCAATTGAGGAGTCACATCACAGCCTTTATCAACGATAAGAGCTGCCTAAAAGGAGTCCTAGGGTCGACCGGCATTACGTCTTCAAGTGACTACTTAACTCAACTTGGTTGTTGGATTATGGAGGGGTGCGGAGACGGACCCTTTTACGGCATTGGTGATAAATATTGCGGGCTCGCAAGCCCCTTTCTTCTTTATGGCATAAGCAAGGCTCGCCTTCCCATCAAAGTGGAAGATGTCCTGGATCTACGAATTACAACGCTCGTCAACAGAAGCTGCCATACGGACCGACAGAGTCTCGAAGAAAAAATTGTCTGCTTAGAAAGAACTCTTTTCTTCATTGAGAAATGCGGCTGCAGAGACATCTATCTCGAAAGCTTGAAAGGGGATTTTCTATTTCTTAGAGGATCCCAATTTCCCCAAGAAAGATTTTCCTATTTTTGCAGAGCAATCGAGGTCTTCGAGCCAACTAAGACGGCATTTGAAAGTGGCATCATCCTTTATGCCTACCAAAGAGCGTTTGCATCAGCCGCCACCCTTGAGGAGCGAGAAATGATATTGGATAAATTTCATGGCTTTATCCCTGCGCTTTTTCCCATTTATGAAAGAAGCAAAACCGATGAGGACACCCTTATCTTGATTCCTCTGTGCAATACGCTTCTCTGCACGTACATCGTCAATTTGAAATTACAAGACCCGAATGCGCGCGATGAACGCGTAGAAGCTTTCATCGCTTCTGAAATGCAAGCTCAGGAACGACGCAAAAGAGAAACTCAACAAGCTCGGCAGAAGAAGAAAGCAAACAGCAAACAGAAGCACGTTCAAAATATAATGCAACACCAAGAAGCAGAGAGGGACCGCGCGGAAAGACAAGCTCAAGCCAAACAGGCTCTCGAAGAATTGCATCGGTCACATATGTCGCAAAGAAGAAGGCAAGCTGTTGCCCCTGCCCCCTTTAGCGAAGCCGCTCAAGTCGAGTCCCTCTCCTCTCAAAGGGCGCAAGCCGCTGAAACGAAAAGAGAGGCACGTAAAATTCTTGAAAGGGCAGAATGTAAGGAACAGAAGCGTCAGGCACGTGCGCCTCAACAAGAGGAGGAAATGGAAGAACCTGTTGTTGTCGAACTTGCTCACGATAATTCTCCAGAATCTTTGCTGGCCCATTTTCCGATCGCAGATCTTAATCCACTGGTCGATAAATTGGCTGGAAACCTTGAAATCCTGGAACTTTTCTTTAACAGGGAAGGCAGAAATTCTTGGAACAATACTGTCTGCATTAAATTCAATCAACTCAAAGCCCTCGTTATAGCTTTGGGGGGCAAGCTTCAGGAAGATCGCGGAAAAGGGGGCCATTTCATGGTATTCTTCAAGGACATATGTGCCGCCGAACTTTTTAATCCCCATTTAGCCCTTAGCCAAATATCGGGGAGCACAGCAAGCCTGGCTTCCGTTATTAAATTATGGGACGATGACCTCCCGCCCTATTTGATTGAGCAATTGAGAAATATCTTTATCGCTCAAAAAATGGTTCCGCGCTCTATATTTAAGGGGTTAGAAAAGTTGAAGGGGACTGAAGAAGATGATGATTAAGGGACTGCCCTCGTGAGCTGCCCTAACTCCTACCAACCTCTTCCCCAAAGCCGCTTTCAATCAAACCGACGACAGCGTCGAGCGCTGCTTTTGCGTCTGGTCCTGCGGCCCTGATCGTCAGTTCATCACCGGGCCCGGCGGTGAGCATCATCAATTCCATAACAGAATCGGAACTGGCAACCTCTTGATCTTTTTCCACGGTCACAGAGGCATTAAATTGATCCGTTAATTTTGCAAGCTTACCAGAGGCCCGCGCATGAAGACCTAAGGGATTAATGATGGTGACGGTTCGCGCATAGAGTGGATCAGTCACAAGCGACCTCCCTACCCAGCGCTATGCGTGACATGGTCGGCAGTGACCGGCTCGATAATATTTCCCTCAAGCAAAGTTGAGGCCGCATGAATGTATTTTCGACCTGCTTCTTGACCTTGAGCCACCGCTTCCTTCAAGGGAGTCCCTTCTTTCAGACGCGCTAAGCGGACAAGCATCGGTAAGTTTATACCCGCAATGACTTCAACGGGTTTGATCCCTAAGGCCGAAATAGCGAGGTTCGATGGCGTTCCCCCAAAAAGATCCGTCAAGAGAATAACGCCTTCACCGCTATCCACTTCCTCGACCGTTTTCAAAATATTTTCCCGTTGTTTGTCCATATTATCTTGGGGATAGATGCAGATGGCGCGAATGTTTTCGCGTGGTCCAACCACATGTTCCAAAGCCTCTACAAAGGCTTTTGCAAGTTGTCCATGAGTTACAATTACTAGACCAATCATGTTCATATCTCCCTTCATTACGATACGCGTATAGGCAAATCCCGATGTTCAATGATAACTCTTTCTCCCTCGTTGTGAAGCCATTTTGACAACTCTTCCGCTAAAAATACAGAGCGGTGTTGGCCCCCTGTACACCCGCAGGCGATGGTCAAATAACTCCGGCCACTCAAGCGGAAGCCCTTCAATGAATGAGAGATGATTTCCTGAAGGGATTGATACACTGCTTGCCAGTTTTCATCATGGGTCAAGAACTCTCCGACAGCGGCGTCCTTTCCTGATAAGGCTCGAAACGGCTTTTCATAATGAGGAT of the Alphaproteobacteria bacterium genome contains:
- a CDS encoding Fic family protein; translated protein: MIERKTGDYETLGSLNHFIPYPLPPSNPSFQMDYDLIELYGKAMHKLGHLNEMARRIPNIQRFIKAYITKEALLSSEIEGIQTTLVDVLSEPSSDFRPNKETQLVLNYTKSLEVALDLIQKQNMPLVSRVILAAHQTLMQGGDGDKASPGSYRQQSVRVGDHIPPTAPHIPQLIKDLETYMNTDTTTLPLLKAGFAHVQFETIHPFLDGNGRIGRLLIVLMLLKDGLLNEAIIYPSYAFKKHQMAYYVALDNVRSKGDFEGWIRFYLQSLIESAEDAWARAKDIELLEKCMTKTIQQSSLFVKTRDDALNLLSLLFQFPVIRITDAANHLGKSYNSVNTLMERFQELEILAPGSDQKRNRTYLFKGYLDVLEQVYG
- a CDS encoding N-acetylmuramoyl-L-alanine amidase; this encodes MVPDLIVIHYTDLQEAQEALTRLCDPEAKVSAHFLITKEGTLYQLVDPKLRAWHAGLSSWEGDSDVNSRSIGIELDNRGHTFGPEPFPPSQMNTLLEVLEELCEVYRIPRHRVVGHSDVAPLRKQDPGALFPWADLATHGFGLWPTSDSNRLTQMTVVEIQKALTQIGYACPMTGVLDDETKLVCLAFQRHFTPSELTGIPSELMILALHGLMKNT
- a CDS encoding cell envelope integrity protein TolA: MIKYIISTISLVIVMSISSGAAEKATGESQKAKTEYQKLFEAKDDAKLVRVITDEIKWYNTQPGGLKRFLTEFATFPEDRRKVHHYYCQLQDKATAIFKASFPTPTTIPTQELLLSYLSLCMKMTPDGRDRGIAYMMIDQLRSHITAFINDKSCLKGVLGSTGITSSSDYLTQLGCWIMEGCGDGPFYGIGDKYCGLASPFLLYGISKARLPIKVEDVLDLRITTLVNRSCHTDRQSLEEKIVCLERTLFFIEKCGCRDIYLESLKGDFLFLRGSQFPQERFSYFCRAIEVFEPTKTAFESGIILYAYQRAFASAATLEEREMILDKFHGFIPALFPIYERSKTDEDTLILIPLCNTLLCTYIVNLKLQDPNARDERVEAFIASEMQAQERRKRETQQARQKKKANSKQKHVQNIMQHQEAERDRAERQAQAKQALEELHRSHMSQRRRQAVAPAPFSEAAQVESLSSQRAQAAETKREARKILERAECKEQKRQARAPQQEEEMEEPVVVELAHDNSPESLLAHFPIADLNPLVDKLAGNLEILELFFNREGRNSWNNTVCIKFNQLKALVIALGGKLQEDRGKGGHFMVFFKDICAAELFNPHLALSQISGSTASLASVIKLWDDDLPPYLIEQLRNIFIAQKMVPRSIFKGLEKLKGTEEDDD
- a CDS encoding HPr family phosphocarrier protein, whose amino-acid sequence is MTDPLYARTVTIINPLGLHARASGKLAKLTDQFNASVTVEKDQEVASSDSVMELMMLTAGPGDELTIRAAGPDAKAALDAVVGLIESGFGEEVGRS
- a CDS encoding PTS sugar transporter subunit IIA, with the translated sequence MIGLVIVTHGQLAKAFVEALEHVVGPRENIRAICIYPQDNMDKQRENILKTVEEVDSGEGVILLTDLFGGTPSNLAISALGIKPVEVIAGINLPMLVRLARLKEGTPLKEAVAQGQEAGRKYIHAASTLLEGNIIEPVTADHVTHSAG